Proteins encoded by one window of Candidatus Nitrosocosmicus hydrocola:
- a CDS encoding SirB1 family protein: MGFEGTGEGDKYKDIDNDYLQDWKETIVKKVDDKNDDIKKINEYLLHIARIIDYPNLNVSEYLTQIDEIGKKLSLKIKYSKSMRPTQIIEKYNDFFFEEQGFKPNTSDYYNPVNNYLNIVLEKRTGIPITLSLLYIHIVSFLNFELFPVNFPSHFLIKYVLDEEANDFIVIDPFNKGRIIDDYVLQDLLKKAHPGLDISVSKDLLEKAKPTQILTRILNNLKNGYSEVDDLNKIMKINEMILSLDNSNPDGIRDKGIILYRNKEYEQALENLYKYIELNPEANDIDSILELVKQIRNLLSS; this comes from the coding sequence TTGGGTTTTGAAGGGACAGGTGAAGGGGACAAATATAAGGACATTGATAATGATTACTTGCAAGATTGGAAGGAAACCATAGTAAAGAAAGTAGACGACAAAAATGACGACATTAAGAAGATAAATGAATACCTACTTCACATTGCAAGGATTATTGATTATCCTAACCTGAATGTATCAGAATATTTGACTCAGATAGATGAAATAGGGAAAAAACTAAGTTTAAAAATAAAATACTCAAAGAGTATGAGGCCTACTCAGATTATTGAAAAATATAATGATTTTTTCTTTGAAGAGCAAGGATTCAAACCTAACACAAGCGATTATTACAATCCGGTTAATAATTATTTAAACATAGTATTAGAAAAAAGAACAGGAATTCCAATAACACTTTCGTTATTATATATTCACATTGTAAGTTTTCTGAATTTTGAATTATTCCCTGTTAATTTTCCATCTCATTTTTTGATTAAATATGTGTTAGATGAAGAAGCAAATGACTTTATAGTAATTGATCCGTTTAATAAAGGTCGAATAATAGACGACTATGTATTACAAGATCTTTTAAAAAAGGCACATCCTGGATTAGATATATCCGTTTCCAAAGACTTGCTTGAGAAAGCAAAGCCTACACAAATCCTAACTAGAATCTTGAACAACCTAAAAAATGGGTATTCTGAGGTAGATGATCTTAACAAGATTATGAAAATAAATGAAATGATCCTTTCATTGGATAATTCAAACCCTGATGGGATAAGAGATAAGGGAATAATTTTGTATAGGAACAAAGAATATGAACAGGCTTTAGAAAATCTCTATAAATATATCGAATTAAATCCGGAAGCAAATGATATTGACAGTATATTAGAGCTGGTAAAACAAATAAGAAATTTACTTTCAAGTTAG